One genomic segment of Hordeum vulgare subsp. vulgare chromosome 2H, MorexV3_pseudomolecules_assembly, whole genome shotgun sequence includes these proteins:
- the LOC123428734 gene encoding probable plastid-lipid-associated protein 12, chloroplastic has product MVTLESPSSRGSLNDVVTLQPAPTPYTREAPTQATNERRPPPPPPIPPGAMAAAVATPTGLLKLPPSYAPPPSPSPHLPGTSYGRRSRRRPGLCRRGAPLLAVAAGEVSYTEPEEALLEALVGVQGRGRAVAPRQLQEVESAVQTLEALEGVPDPTSSDLIEGSWKLIFTTRPGTASPIQRTFVGVDSFRVFQEVYLRTDDPRVVNVVKFSETVGELAVQAEATIKDGKRILFRFDRAAFAFKFLPFKVPYPVPFRLLGDEAKGWLDTTYLSRSGNIRISRGNKGTTFVLQKSADPRQMLLSAISAGTGVKEAIDDLTLSKKGVVVDMNTLAGEWQLLWASQSESGGGSWSSVASAGLKDFQTINEDGQLKNLVNPFPGVSLSARGNICKTGNNNNTFSVSMNEGVIQVGGIQFPLETGGEFVMEILYIDNKIRISSLNQYKLVHLRIVNKT; this is encoded by the exons ATGGTCACATTAGAGTCTCCTTCTAGTCGTGGGAGCTTAAACGACGTGGTCACGCTGCAGCCGG CACCGACCCCCTACACCCGGGAGGCGCCAACGCAAGCCACAAACGAacgacgcccccccccccccccccccattccaCCGGGCGCCATGGCCGCCGCAGTAGCAACGCCTACAGGCCTCCTCAAGCTCCCTCCTTCTTACGCGCCACCTCCTTCCCCCTCCCCCCATCTCCCCGGCACCTCATACGGGCGGCGCTCGCGGAGACGGCCTGGCCTTTGCCGCCGCGGAGCCCCGCTGCTCGCGGTGGCGGCTGGGGAGGTGTCGTACACTGAGCCAGAGGAGGCGCTGCTAGAGGCCCTGGTCGGCGTGCAGGGCCGTGGCCGTGCGGTAGCGCCGCGCCAGCTCCAG GAGGTGGAAAGCGCGGTGCAGACTCTGGAGGCACTCGAAGGTGTGCCCGATCCG ACCAGTTCAGATTTAATTGAAGGTAGCTGGAAGCTCATATTCACTACAAGACCAGGGACGGCATCCCCCATTCAG AGGACATTCGTTGGAGTTGACTCTTTCAGGGTCTTTCAGGAAGTTTACCTTAGAACAGATGATCCAAGAGTGGTCAATGTTGTCAAGTTTTCAGAAACAGTGGGTGAACTGGCAGTACAG GCAGAAGCAACTATCAAAGATGGGAAGCGCATTCTCTTCCGTTTTGACCGAGCAGCATTCGCCTTCAAGTTCTTGCCATTTAAGGTTCCATATCCGGTGCCATTCAGGCTTCTTGGGGATGAGGCCAAGGGTTGGCTTGACACTACATACTTATCTCGTAGTGGGAACATACGTATTTCAAGGGGAAACAAG GGAACCACATTTGTTCTCCAGAAAAGTGCAGACCCAAGGCAAATGTTGTTGTCAGCTATATCTGCGGGAACCGGAGTAAAAGAG GCTATAGATGATCTTACTTTAAGCAAAAAAGGGGTTGTGGTTGATATGAATACCCTAGCGGGAGAATGGCAACTGTTGTGGGCTTCACAG AGTGAGAGTGGAGGTGGAAGCTGGTCATCTGTTGCATCTGCCGGTCTCAAGGATTTCCAG ACCATAAATGAAGATGGGCAACTGAAGAATTTGGTGAACCCCTTTCCAGGTGTCAGCCTCAGTGCAAGAGGCAACATATG CAAAACAGGGAACAACAATAATACCTTCAGCGTGTCCATGAATGAAGGCGTTATTCAAGTTGGTGGCATACAGTTTCCCTTGGAAACTGGAGGAGAATTTGTCATGGAGATCTT GTACATTGACAATAAGATAAGAATATCTAGCCTCAACCAGTACAAGCTTGTTCATTTACGCATTGTAAATAAAACATAA